One part of the Rutidosis leptorrhynchoides isolate AG116_Rl617_1_P2 chromosome 1, CSIRO_AGI_Rlap_v1, whole genome shotgun sequence genome encodes these proteins:
- the LOC139886159 gene encoding uncharacterized protein, whose translation MEFNVEEALRAKDSAEKLFSVKDYTGAKQYALKAQAMCPQLEGISQMVATFEIYAAAQTKINGEIDLYSVLGLHPSVEKSVLKKQYKKMAILLHPDNNKTMGADEAFKLVSEAWCVLSDKAKRNSYDVRRNNHLSAGKLDTFWTVCTSCRVQYEYLRKYVNKRLSCKNCRGVFVAVETGQAPVTYCPWSYAADRNGYANHSFNANAATFLPNSSVCFTGNGSSVFQSPREHEDTGNLSFQWSTSTRNPDPNLVHKPNGRAKGKLGRPPKKRKIDVGNGPQIANGQILFKTDPDVANIGSDGYHAPPVFDARKLLIDKARSVIRSKLEEMKLALKKSKTMKKTSPGPITVPDPDFHDFDMDRSEQVFKPKQIWAIYDEEDGMPRLYCLIRQVISVKPFRLYISYLNSKSNAEFGSVKWIESGFTKSCGKFRVFHSDIVDQVNIFSHLLGREKVGRGGCVKIYPKSGDVWAVYRNWSVDWNRQTPKEVRHQYEMVEIVVDYCEERGVCVTSLVKLEGYKTVYQRDSNHQNRWIPRREMLRFSHRVPSCVLGGQGCNLPDGCWDLDPAATPEELLRAAMDEKPDVTDDKMRD comes from the coding sequence ATGGAATTTAACGTAGAAGAAGCGCTTAGAGCGAAAGATAGTGCGGAGAAGCTGTTTTCGGTAAAAGATTACACAGGTGCAAAGCAGTATGCTTTGAAGGCTCAAGCAATGTGCCCGCAACTCGAGGGCATTTCTCAAATGGTGGCTACTTTTGAAATATACGCTGCAGCTCAAACCAAAATAAACGGTGAAATTGATTTGTATTCGGTTCTTGGATTACATCCGTCAGTGGAGAAATCTGTATTAAAAAAACAGTACAAAAAAATGGCAATTCTTCTTCACCCTGATAACAATAAAACAATGGGGGCTGATGAAGCTTTTAAACTTGTTTCTGAAGCATGGTGTGTATTATCTGATAAAGCAAAACGCAACTCGTACGATGTTAGGCGAAATAATCACTTGTCTGCTGGCAAACTTGATACTTTTTGGACTGTCTGCACATCTTGTCGTGTTCAGTATGAGTATCTTAGAAAGTATGTTAATAAACGACTGTCGTGTAAGAATTGTCGTGGGGTTTTTGTAGCAGTTGAAACGGGTCAAGCCCCCGTGACTTATTGTCCGTGGTCATACGCGGCTGATCGTAATGGGTATGCTAACCATTCATTTAATGCTAATGCTGCTACTTTTTTACCGAATTCATCAGTATGTTTTACAGGCAATGGGTCCTCTGTTTTTCAATCTCCTCGTGAACATGAAGACACGGGTAACTTATCCTTTCAGTGGAGTACTTCAACACGTAATCCCGATCCTAATCTCGTTCATAAACCAAATGGACGAGCAAAAGGTAAGCTCGGTAGGCCTCCTAAGAAGAGAAAGATTGACGTGGGAAACGGGCCTCAAATCGCAAATGGTCAGATACTATTTAAAACTGACCCTGATGTGGCGAATATTGGTTCAGACGGGTATCATGCACCCCCTGTTTTTGATGCGAGAAAGTTATTAATTGATAAAGCTAGATCAGTGATTCGGTCGAAGTTAGAAGAAATGAAGTTGGCTTTAAAGAAAAGTAAAACGATGAAGAAAACTAGCCCAGGGCCGATAACAGTCCCCGACCCAGATTTTCATGATTTTGACATGGATAGATCTGAACAAGTATTCAAACCGAAGCAAATATGGGCCATATATGATGAAGAAGATGGTATGCCACGTCTTTATTGTCTAATTCGTCAGGTTATTTCAGTGAAACCGTTTCGGCTCTATATTAGCTACTTGAATTCAAAATCAAACGCAGAATTTGGTTCAGTCAAATGGATTGAATCCGGGTTCACTAAATCATGTGGAAAATTTCGTGTTTTCCATTCTGATATAGTTGACCAAGTCAACATATTTTCTCATCTTTTGGGTCGAGAGAAGGTTGGTAGAGGAGGGTGTGTTAAAATATACCCAAAAAGTGGAGATGTTTGGGCTGTGTATCGGAACTGGTCGGTCGATTGGAACCGACAAACACCGAAAGAAGTGAGACACCAGTACGAAATGGTGGAAATTGTCGTTGATTATTGCGAAGAGCGCGGAGTATGCGTAACGTCGTTAGTGAAATTAGAAGGATACAAAACGGTTTATCAGAGGGACTCTAATCATCAAAACCGTTGGATCCCGAGAAGAGAAATGTTACGATTTTCTCACCGGGTCCCATCTTGTGTACTCGGTGGCCAGGGATGTAATTTGCCCGACGGGTGTTGGGATCTTGACCCGGCTGCAACCCCTGAAGAACTTCTTCGGGCTGCAATGGACGAAAAACCAGATGTCACAGATGATAAAATGAGAGACTGA